CGCTGCCGTGAAAAGCCGTTTTGATGCTCGCGCTCACAAACGGGTCTCGATGAATTTTCGTAGCTGAGTCTCGATGGTAGAAGTGTTGTTCCGGTCCTTCAACGGCAAGTAGATTCCACCACCAATGTCGGCAGGCATTTTAGTGCCTTCCTCCCTTATGATTAGGGTTCTTTCCCTCCCGACCGCGTGCATGAAGAAACCTGCCTCAAAGACGACGTTGTCGCGAGGTGCGGCATGCGTAGCGTCACCACTGACGAGTTCATCGTCCTTGGAAAATAAAAAGATTCCGCCCAAACAGGTTTTGGCGGCTTCCTCAATTTCATCTAGGATCACTCCGGCTAGTCTGAAATCGGTCTGCCAGTCGCGAACGGCGACACCGATCGACAGGAGGTAGCGAATGATGCGATTGGCCGTGTCGGTAGCCTTTCCGCTGTAGCCGAAGAAG
This genomic window from Polyangium spumosum contains:
- a CDS encoding TIR domain-containing protein, encoding MPTEYTHFEGAMALAFDKQMLIVKDETVTPRGIAFLGGGHYILSRPSASSPAWLDSEDFQRQFTIWRDAIGRRHHVFFGYSGKATDTANRIIRYLLSIGVAVRDWQTDFRLAGVILDEIEEAAKTCLGGIFLFSKDDELVSGDATHAAPRDNVVFEAGFFMHAVGRERTLIIREEGTKMPADIGGGIYLPLKDRNNTSTIETQLRKFIETRL